Part of the Aquimarina sp. MAR_2010_214 genome is shown below.
AACCAATTCCGCTTTTGAGAGTTGGTTGTCCGAAAATTGCTGGAAAGGTTAAGTGAAATTGTCCGCCGATAGGGTTATTTACTACTCCGCTGTTCAAATAAAACCCAATGTGTTGCGCATCAAACCAGTCTATGTTACAGTCTTCTTTTAATGCTATTTCTATATTTCGTTCATTCTTTAATTTGAATTCTAAAGCTTGAAACCCTAGATATGAAAAGGATAGAACTCTTAGTGAATCAGGAACAGTAATTTTAAAATTTCCATCAAAGTCAGTTTGAGTTCCGATTTTTGTTCCTTTTATAATTATATTTACTCCAGGAAGAGGAAGATTGTCCCCCTTAGCTTTTACAACTCCACTATACTCTTTTGATTGGCTAAATGTAATTCCGCTTATAAATATTAATAGAAGTAATAACGTTTTTTTCAAAATCGATTGATTTAATTTGAATACTAAATTACTTTAAGCTTTGATTTTGAAAAAGTAATATTGAGTGAAACTACACTTTTAATTAGGGAAATTATTTTAATGCATTTCACATAGTGTTATGTGATGTTTTTCTTTCTAATAGTATGGTCAAACATTGCGCATTATTTTCTAATTGATGACATTCCTCAACTTGATTTGCCAAATAAGTATTAAACATCTGTTTTTTATCTGGATTAGATTTAATTAGTCTTGCTATTTGTTCACGGATTATAGCGGTATTTGATTGGTTTATATCTCTCAACTTTTTCTTGTCCCAAATTATTTGGTCAACAATCTTAAACTCACTCTCCTTGATTTGCCGATTGAACTCAGTTTCGGTTGGTAAATCATCAGGATTGTTTTCTGAGTTGGTATTATAGATAGTTTCAATAATAATCCAACTCTGATTAGACATATACTTCTCTAATTCAAATAATGATTGTGTTATATTTCCAAATATATCAGAATCATGTCCATAAATAACAAGATCAAAGTTGTTATGTTTTTCTATTGATTTTTTTATGTCGGCGGTCTCAAATTTTAGGTTTTTAGAATAAGCTCTTTGAGAGGCATATGTTTTTGCTTCATCAGTAAATTCAGGCATTAAATCAATTCCGACTCCTTGAAATTTAATCTTTTCACTTAATTGTATGAGTACTGCCCCTTTTCCACACCCTAAGTCAACCACTCTTTTTAGCTTATTATTAGGAATATTTCTTTCAACTAATTCTATTATGTAATCGGCCATACTGCCAAGTTCCCATAGTTTTTCTAAAACTTTTGGAATAAATGGAATCATTGCTGAATCATCTAAATCAAGTGAGTCAAGAAAATCGTTGGTCATCTCATTCATTTTTTGCACGTTGGTTTAACGCTAAATATATGGCAAGTAGAGCTGAAAACAAGCGATTACTTTTGGTTTAGCCACAAGCCATTTTTTTACATTTTATTTTAATTTTTCTCTTTAATACTCACCGAAGGACTACGAATACCAAAATATAAAACAAAAACAAAGTCGTAAATCAAAAGATTTGGTGGCTTTTCAAATAGACAATGACCTTTCGTTTAAACACTAATTGCCCTATTTGTTGTATATAGTGTTAGCGGTTCGTTGTTTTTTCATTCAGTTTATCCGCTGTAATTATTCTATTCGTGTAGGAATTAATTGTTAGCCTAATACTTCTTTCGTGATTTTTGATATAAATATTTTTACCTTTTTTCTGAAATTCAGATTCGTCAGTCTCTGAGAGAATTATATCAATTAGCTTTTCAATTTCGTCTTTTGAAAGTTCTAAATTCAATTTCTTATTTATTCTACC
Proteins encoded:
- a CDS encoding bifunctional 2-polyprenyl-6-hydroxyphenol methylase/3-demethylubiquinol 3-O-methyltransferase UbiG, with amino-acid sequence MTNDFLDSLDLDDSAMIPFIPKVLEKLWELGSMADYIIELVERNIPNNKLKRVVDLGCGKGAVLIQLSEKIKFQGVGIDLMPEFTDEAKTYASQRAYSKNLKFETADIKKSIEKHNNFDLVIYGHDSDIFGNITQSLFELEKYMSNQSWIIIETIYNTNSENNPDDLPTETEFNRQIKESEFKIVDQIIWDKKKLRDINQSNTAIIREQIARLIKSNPDKKQMFNTYLANQVEECHQLENNAQCLTILLERKTSHNTM
- a CDS encoding DUF3781 domain-containing protein, translating into MNSYKKEILNKICYTELVYGRINKKLNLELSKDEIEKLIDIILSETDESEFQKKGKNIYIKNHERSIRLTINSYTNRIITADKLNEKTTNR